The Pyruvatibacter sp. HU-CL02332 genome includes a window with the following:
- a CDS encoding YjhX family toxin, with product MNISKDEQRVLHALAQGGFIRHFRKISPSGRRQRVVHVECVTRDGWLLSICSLEIFGKLRKRRLIASTNGNPYVITRKGLASVRARPDNR from the coding sequence ATGAACATCTCCAAAGACGAACAGCGGGTGCTTCACGCCCTCGCGCAGGGCGGATTCATCCGCCATTTCCGCAAAATTTCACCTTCAGGCCGGCGCCAGCGCGTGGTTCACGTTGAATGTGTGACCAGGGACGGCTGGCTGCTTTCCATCTGCAGCCTGGAAATCTTCGGAAAACTGCGAAAAAGACGGCTTATTGCGTCAACAAACGGCAATCCGTATGTGATCACGAGAAAAGGCTTGGCATCCGTCAGGGCCCGACCGGACAACCGATGA
- the rpsF gene encoding 30S ribosomal protein S6 yields MALYEHVFIARQDVSAQQVETLTEEFKTVLESNGGSVAKNEYWGIKTLAYKIRKNRKGHYTLLNIDAPHAAVAEMERQMRLHDDILRFITLRVDEHEEGPSAMMQSRGRDDRRGGRGGDRGGRGGDRGGDRGGDRGGDRGERRPAPAAEVAAPAADAPASEGADA; encoded by the coding sequence ATGGCGCTTTACGAACACGTATTTATTGCCCGACAGGATGTGTCGGCGCAGCAGGTCGAGACTCTGACCGAAGAGTTCAAGACCGTGCTGGAAAGCAATGGCGGCTCTGTCGCAAAGAACGAGTACTGGGGCATCAAAACCCTCGCTTACAAAATCCGGAAAAACCGCAAGGGTCACTATACCCTGCTGAACATCGACGCGCCGCATGCAGCGGTTGCTGAAATGGAACGCCAGATGCGTCTGCATGACGACATTTTGCGTTTCATCACGCTTCGCGTGGATGAGCATGAAGAAGGGCCATCGGCCATGATGCAGTCACGCGGACGCGATGATCGCCGTGGCGGTCGTGGCGGCGACCGTGGTGGCCGTGGTGGCGATCGCGGCGGCGACCGTGGTGGTGACAGAGGCGGAGATCGGGGCGAACGTCGTCCGGCACCAGCTGCTGAAGTGGCTGCACCGGCGGCAGACGCACCTGCTAGTGAAGGAGCAGACGCATGA
- the rpsR gene encoding 30S ribosomal protein S18 produces the protein MKIIQTDASRRPFFRRRKTCPFSGANAPKIDYKDTRLLQRYVSERGKIVPSRITAVSAKKQRELARAIKRARFMAILPYVVD, from the coding sequence ATGAAGATTATCCAGACAGACGCATCACGTCGGCCTTTCTTCCGCCGTCGCAAGACCTGCCCGTTCTCCGGCGCCAACGCACCGAAGATCGACTACAAGGACACACGTCTTCTGCAGCGCTACGTTTCCGAGCGCGGCAAGATCGTCCCAAGCCGTATTACGGCTGTGTCCGCCAAAAAGCAGCGTGAACTGGCCCGTGCCATCAAGCGCGCCCGCTTCATGGCGATCCTGCCCTACGTGGTAGACTAA